A region of Campylobacter armoricus DNA encodes the following proteins:
- a CDS encoding P-loop NTPase codes for MSNQAEKLKDLIKNDNSNAKHTHFIAVTSGKGGVGKSTFSANLGNILAKNGYKVGLFDADIGLANLDVILNVRVEKNLLHVLKGECSLEDILIEVKPNLWLIPGESGDEILKYNDKNIYERFLNQTSILDDLDFLIIDTGAGIGGNIGNFLEMSDEVIVITVPDPAAITDAYATIKTTSKTKENLLMVFNVVKNESEALRIFDNIKKVADINIKHNLDLEFLGFLGQSKDINSSIKKRTLFSDDDTNASDELKVIASKLLYRLEQKVLNNVGDKSIMSFFKKLLDRF; via the coding sequence ATGAGTAATCAAGCAGAAAAATTAAAAGATTTGATAAAAAATGATAATTCAAATGCAAAGCATACTCATTTTATAGCAGTAACTAGTGGTAAAGGTGGTGTTGGTAAAAGTACTTTTAGTGCAAATTTAGGCAATATCTTGGCTAAAAATGGTTATAAAGTAGGGCTTTTTGATGCAGATATTGGGCTTGCGAATTTAGATGTAATTTTAAATGTGCGTGTGGAAAAAAACCTTTTGCATGTTTTAAAGGGTGAGTGCTCATTAGAAGATATTTTAATTGAAGTTAAGCCAAATTTATGGCTTATCCCAGGTGAAAGTGGTGATGAAATTTTAAAATATAATGATAAAAATATATATGAGAGATTTTTAAACCAAACAAGCATTTTAGATGATTTAGATTTTTTAATCATTGATACAGGAGCAGGTATTGGTGGCAATATAGGAAATTTTCTAGAAATGTCTGATGAAGTTATAGTAATCACTGTTCCTGATCCTGCTGCTATTACTGATGCTTATGCTACTATAAAAACTACTTCAAAAACTAAAGAGAATTTATTAATGGTGTTTAATGTTGTCAAAAATGAAAGCGAAGCATTAAGAATTTTTGATAATATTAAAAAAGTAGCTGATATTAACATTAAGCATAATTTAGATTTAGAATTTTTAGGATTTTTGGGTCAAAGTAAAGATATTAACTCAAGCATCAAAAAGCGAACTTTGTTTAGCGATGATGATACAAATGCAAGTGATGAGCTAAAAGTTATAGCTTCTAAGCTTTTATATAGATTGGAACAAAAAGTGCTTAATAATGTAGGAGATAAAAGCATTATGAGTTTTTTTAAAAAGCTTTTGGATCGTTTTTAG
- a CDS encoding phosphatidylglycerophosphatase A family protein: MQKLFLTFFYSGSVSKAPGTFGTIAALIPAFFILRYLGIGTLILLAILLFLVSIKIIDQYEKQTGKHDDKHIVIDEVVGVFLALAICGQSVFTFLLSFVLFRFFDITKPSIIGKIDKKTKGGLGVMLDDVLAGIFAGLFSAVIYGILLKFDLLWFDISIMEIF; this comes from the coding sequence ATGCAAAAACTATTTTTAACTTTTTTTTATTCAGGTAGTGTAAGTAAAGCTCCAGGAACTTTTGGCACGATAGCAGCACTCATCCCTGCTTTTTTTATACTAAGATATCTTGGCATAGGCACTTTAATTTTACTTGCAATTTTACTTTTCCTAGTCTCTATAAAAATCATCGATCAATACGAAAAACAAACAGGCAAACATGATGATAAACACATCGTTATAGATGAAGTTGTAGGTGTGTTTTTAGCTTTGGCAATTTGTGGGCAGAGTGTTTTTACTTTTTTACTTTCTTTTGTTTTGTTTAGATTTTTTGATATCACAAAACCTTCTATCATAGGTAAAATTGACAAAAAAACTAAAGGCGGTTTAGGCGTAATGCTAGATGATGTTTTAGCGGGAATTTTCGCAGGATTGTTTAGTGCAGTAATTTATGGAATTTTACTTAAATTTGATCTTTTATGGTTTGATATAAGCATTATGGAGATATTTTAA
- a CDS encoding helix-turn-helix domain-containing protein has protein sequence MKDDFSNSSEEEILNFYKKISSNIRKFREKKGISQLELALDIGIKSVAFYSNCECNRYGKHFNLEHLYKISKSLEIPLTDLLE, from the coding sequence ATGAAAGATGACTTTAGTAATTCTAGTGAAGAAGAAATTCTAAATTTTTATAAAAAAATATCATCAAATATAAGAAAATTTAGAGAAAAAAAGGGAATTTCACAACTTGAATTAGCGTTAGATATAGGCATAAAATCCGTTGCGTTTTATTCAAATTGTGAGTGCAATCGATATGGTAAACATTTTAATTTAGAGCACTTATATAAAATTTCCAAAAGCTTAGAAATTCCATTAACAGATTTATTAGAATAA
- the folK gene encoding 2-amino-4-hydroxy-6-hydroxymethyldihydropteridine diphosphokinase, translating into MLIKGARRLEKIRFFPFYSKADKKGKYIAIIGLGSNIEDEKKRFRGLFRLFIQDKRLQILQTSPFLINKAFGFEEQKDFTNAVMVVSTSLHARALLKVLFFYEFKFRRKRTFKNAPRTLDLDLLYFSKKVRKDEYCMVPHVGVNDRISVILPLGMLR; encoded by the coding sequence TTGCTGATTAAAGGAGCTAGAAGGTTAGAAAAAATTCGTTTTTTTCCTTTTTATTCAAAGGCAGATAAAAAAGGAAAATATATAGCTATTATAGGACTTGGAAGTAATATAGAAGATGAAAAAAAACGCTTTCGAGGTTTATTTAGGCTTTTTATACAAGATAAACGCTTGCAAATATTGCAAACATCGCCATTTTTGATTAATAAAGCTTTTGGCTTTGAAGAGCAAAAAGACTTTACTAATGCAGTGATGGTTGTTAGCACAAGTTTGCATGCAAGAGCACTTTTAAAAGTTTTGTTTTTTTATGAATTTAAATTTAGAAGAAAAAGAACTTTTAAAAATGCTCCTAGAACGCTTGATTTGGATTTATTGTATTTTTCAAAAAAGGTGCGAAAAGATGAGTATTGTATGGTGCCTCATGTGGGGGTAAATGATAGAATTAGTGTAATTTTGCCTTTGGGCATGTTAAGATAA
- a CDS encoding TIGR00730 family Rossman fold protein: MKECIIEDITYLQELDKIQKGITFFGSARLKEDDEYCILASSLAKRLADEGYSIISGGGGGIMQAANYGAMQSQTPHLKSFGFNIHLPFEQKANDFLEYNITFKSLAIRKMALIQKSLAFVIFPGGFGTLDEFFEILTLKQLSFKKDVPIILVGQKFWHTLDKFIKTSLLELGTISKNDELKYSINDDLDEIIRIIKEKDENSCCDERGCR, encoded by the coding sequence ATGAAAGAATGTATTATTGAAGATATTACTTATCTTCAAGAATTAGATAAGATTCAAAAGGGTATTACTTTTTTTGGTTCAGCAAGATTAAAAGAAGATGATGAGTATTGTATATTGGCTTCAAGTTTAGCGAAACGATTAGCTGATGAGGGTTATAGTATTATCAGCGGTGGAGGTGGAGGTATTATGCAAGCTGCTAATTATGGTGCTATGCAAAGCCAAACTCCACACTTAAAATCTTTTGGATTTAATATACATTTACCATTTGAGCAAAAAGCAAATGACTTTTTAGAGTATAATATCACTTTTAAGAGCTTAGCCATTCGCAAAATGGCTCTTATTCAAAAGAGTCTAGCTTTTGTGATTTTTCCAGGCGGCTTTGGAACATTAGATGAATTTTTTGAAATTCTTACTCTTAAACAACTTAGTTTTAAAAAAGATGTTCCTATTATTTTGGTCGGGCAAAAATTTTGGCATACTCTTGATAAATTTATCAAAACTTCTTTACTAGAACTTGGAACTATATCTAAAAATGATGAGTTAAAGTATAGTATAAATGATGATTTAGATGAAATTATAAGAATAATAAAGGAAAAAGATGAAAATTCTTGTTGCGATGAGCGGGGGTGTAGATAG
- the flhF gene encoding flagellar biosynthesis protein FlhF — protein sequence MGQLIHTFTVESTDEIIPKVKQDYGDKALIVTNKQIRPKTINQKPLYEVIVAIEEADYEEHLKQNNLPIPPKKKPTTPNFPEAKIQTPKLEDEKEEDVVLDFSSKAKQKPINPYLNTNKKDDNFLNLKNKLSQVSSEISKVSNYQDFSMPNSNYDKKIEAFEKQMNKLNDKMNLLVDMMWDDKTDLRKELVIPPEFASIYKQAKASGMQEAHLEAIMKATIENMPSTMKANQEAVQRYFYSLLRNMLPCRLESEIKKQKIMMLVGPTGVGKTTTLAKLAFRYAYGDRRYKTGIITLDTYRIGAVEQLFQYAKMMKLPIIDSIEPTDLDDAIRSLNTCEVILVDTTGNSQYDKAKLEKTKEFLSHSNAQIDVNLVLSANTKYEDLLETYNNFSFLNIDTLIITKFDETKVFGNVFSLLYETATPMSFFSLGQEVPDDIEVANSDFLVRCVLEGYRREENE from the coding sequence ATGGGACAATTGATTCATACTTTTACGGTTGAAAGCACAGATGAGATTATACCTAAAGTTAAACAAGATTATGGCGATAAAGCTTTAATAGTAACTAATAAGCAAATTCGTCCAAAAACTATTAATCAAAAGCCTTTATATGAAGTTATAGTAGCGATTGAAGAAGCTGATTATGAAGAGCATTTAAAACAAAACAATTTACCTATACCACCAAAGAAAAAACCAACTACCCCAAATTTTCCTGAAGCTAAAATTCAAACACCAAAGCTTGAAGATGAAAAAGAAGAAGATGTAGTACTTGATTTTTCTTCAAAAGCTAAACAAAAACCTATAAATCCTTACTTAAATACAAATAAAAAAGATGATAATTTTTTAAATTTAAAAAATAAACTTTCTCAAGTTAGTTCAGAGATTAGTAAGGTTTCTAATTATCAAGATTTCTCCATGCCAAATTCAAATTATGATAAGAAAATAGAAGCCTTTGAAAAACAAATGAATAAACTCAATGATAAAATGAATTTGCTTGTGGATATGATGTGGGATGATAAGACCGATTTACGCAAAGAACTGGTTATACCACCTGAATTTGCAAGTATTTATAAACAGGCTAAGGCAAGTGGTATGCAAGAAGCACATTTAGAAGCTATTATGAAAGCTACTATTGAAAATATGCCAAGCACTATGAAAGCTAATCAAGAAGCGGTTCAAAGATATTTTTACTCACTTTTGCGTAATATGCTTCCATGTCGCTTAGAAAGTGAAATTAAAAAGCAAAAAATTATGATGTTAGTAGGTCCAACAGGAGTGGGTAAAACTACTACTTTAGCAAAACTTGCTTTTCGCTATGCGTATGGAGATAGACGCTATAAAACAGGTATCATCACACTTGATACCTATAGAATAGGTGCAGTAGAGCAACTTTTCCAATATGCTAAGATGATGAAACTTCCTATTATTGATAGTATCGAGCCAACAGATTTAGATGATGCAATAAGAAGTTTAAATACTTGTGAAGTGATTTTAGTAGATACAACTGGAAATTCACAATATGATAAAGCAAAACTTGAAAAGACTAAAGAATTTTTATCACATTCTAATGCACAAATTGATGTAAATTTAGTTCTTTCGGCAAATACAAAATATGAAGATTTATTAGAAACTTATAATAATTTTTCATTTTTAAATATCGACACCTTAATCATTACAAAATTTGATGAAACCAAAGTGTTTGGAAATGTGTTTTCTTTGCTTTATGAAACTGCTACACCAATGAGTTTTTTTTCTTTGGGGCAAGAAGTACCTGATGATATAGAAGTAGCAAATAGTGACTTTTTAGTGCGTTGTGTATTAGAAGGTTATAGGAGAGAAGAAAATGAGTAA
- the mnmA gene encoding tRNA 2-thiouridine(34) synthase MnmA, whose protein sequence is MKILVAMSGGVDSSVSAYKLKQAGYEVQGCYMKLHGKANYHEENIQKVEKVAKFLDIKYHILDLQEDFKNQVYMPFINTYKEGKTPNPCALCNRFIKLGKLLEFAKSLGCEKLATGHYARIENGLIKTAVDESKDQSYFLANADKEALEYLIFPLGEMKKEDVKKFASTIDVLKSFATQKESSEICFVEDTYVQVLDQFMDTKIPGIVRDSSGKEVGKHEGYMHYTIGKRRGFEVRGAHEPHFVLKIDPKKNEIIVGKKEELKISEFNLDDINLFIDAKELECEVKIRYRSRSTPCKVFISDDKSAKIILQEPVYGLASGQMAVFYDKDLVLASGFIK, encoded by the coding sequence ATGAAAATTCTTGTTGCGATGAGCGGGGGTGTAGATAGTTCAGTTAGTGCTTATAAGTTAAAACAAGCTGGATATGAAGTTCAAGGGTGTTATATGAAACTTCATGGCAAAGCAAACTATCATGAAGAAAATATTCAAAAAGTAGAAAAAGTTGCTAAATTTTTAGACATTAAATATCATATTTTAGACTTACAAGAAGATTTTAAAAATCAAGTTTATATGCCTTTTATAAATACCTATAAAGAAGGAAAAACACCAAATCCTTGTGCTTTGTGTAATCGCTTTATCAAACTTGGTAAGCTTTTGGAATTTGCTAAGAGTTTGGGTTGTGAGAAATTAGCCACGGGTCATTATGCAAGGATAGAAAATGGTTTGATTAAAACTGCAGTTGATGAGAGTAAGGATCAAAGCTATTTTTTGGCAAATGCAGACAAAGAGGCTTTAGAGTATTTGATTTTTCCTCTTGGAGAGATGAAAAAAGAAGATGTGAAAAAATTTGCTTCTACAATTGATGTTTTAAAATCTTTTGCAACACAAAAGGAAAGTTCTGAAATTTGTTTTGTGGAAGATACTTATGTGCAAGTTTTAGATCAGTTTATGGATACTAAAATTCCAGGTATTGTAAGAGATAGTAGTGGCAAAGAAGTGGGAAAACACGAAGGTTATATGCACTATACTATAGGTAAAAGAAGAGGTTTTGAAGTGCGTGGGGCGCATGAGCCACATTTTGTATTAAAAATTGATCCTAAAAAAAATGAAATCATAGTAGGAAAAAAAGAAGAGCTTAAGATAAGTGAATTTAATCTTGATGATATTAATTTATTTATCGATGCTAAAGAGCTAGAATGTGAAGTAAAAATACGCTATAGATCAAGATCAACCCCATGCAAAGTCTTCATTAGTGATGATAAAAGTGCTAAAATCATCTTACAAGAGCCTGTTTATGGACTTGCTAGCGGACAAATGGCGGTATTTTACGACAAAGATTTAGTTCTTGCAAGCGGATTTATAAAATAA
- a CDS encoding M24 family metallopeptidase, translated as MNFILKNENALFYECGYSCDNALFLKLEDEAFFITDARYSFESNEFIKNAKVVLAQDLFASARELLEKVGVDRVCFDPKDFSYFEFKELSKSANIVFEEKLDLSKNKRIIKNAKELQLLQKAVDFGKECFEEFAKYISQEGHGKSEKELHFKACEIFQKKGALGLSFSPIVAINENAAKAHALPSDKCLEYGDLLLVDAGVVYQRYCSDRTRTACFNENGIIFDKNKPNFKDKEITQIYEVVKQAQFQAIEKARVGMRASELDFIAREVIKNAGFEKEFIHSLGHGVGLDIHELPNISPRSDYELKEGMVFTIEPGIYIKDKLGIRIEDMVYLNKEKAVVL; from the coding sequence ATGAATTTTATCTTAAAAAACGAAAATGCACTTTTTTATGAGTGTGGCTATTCTTGTGATAATGCTTTATTTTTAAAACTTGAAGATGAAGCATTTTTCATCACTGATGCAAGATATAGTTTTGAATCTAATGAATTTATAAAAAATGCTAAGGTGGTTTTAGCACAAGATCTTTTTGCTAGTGCTAGAGAGCTTTTGGAAAAAGTAGGAGTTGATAGAGTATGTTTTGACCCAAAAGACTTTAGCTATTTTGAATTTAAAGAGCTTAGCAAGAGTGCAAATATCGTTTTTGAAGAAAAATTAGACTTAAGTAAAAACAAACGCATTATAAAAAATGCCAAAGAATTACAACTTTTGCAAAAGGCTGTAGATTTTGGCAAAGAATGCTTTGAAGAATTTGCTAAATATATTAGTCAAGAAGGTCATGGAAAAAGTGAAAAAGAATTGCATTTTAAAGCATGTGAAATTTTTCAAAAAAAAGGTGCCTTAGGACTTTCTTTTTCACCTATTGTAGCTATTAATGAAAACGCAGCTAAAGCACATGCTTTACCTAGTGATAAATGTTTAGAATATGGAGATTTATTATTAGTTGATGCGGGTGTGGTTTATCAAAGGTATTGCTCTGATCGAACTAGAACAGCTTGTTTTAATGAGAATGGAATAATTTTTGATAAAAATAAGCCAAATTTTAAAGACAAAGAAATCACGCAAATTTATGAAGTAGTTAAGCAAGCTCAGTTTCAGGCCATAGAAAAAGCACGCGTTGGTATGAGAGCAAGTGAGCTTGATTTTATTGCAAGAGAAGTGATTAAAAATGCAGGCTTTGAAAAAGAATTTATTCATAGCTTAGGGCATGGAGTGGGGCTTGATATACATGAACTACCAAACATTAGTCCAAGAAGTGATTATGAGTTAAAAGAAGGTATGGTTTTTACCATTGAACCTGGAATTTATATCAAAGATAAACTTGGCATTAGAATAGAAGATATGGTCTATCTTAATAAAGAAAAGGCAGTGGTATTATAA
- the fliY gene encoding flagellar motor switch protein FliY: MINDFLGIFVNECVSTIEGLTGKSAEFSEYYEYDVNSQDSMTPPLVSATFSINSEMKMKVLASAVLMSAIGEWMMGEEEISKNSELNEDEMDAAKEAIQNIISAFSTTLGAQKEIPKMEFSLENCEFVADSLELGGFHKLYLYNVKIADLEEKVSLVFDEKIYKVLTKTDLEEIVAIDEEHVQDHKALANVEELRNIGLIMDVRLPIRVRIGSKKMLLKDVLTMDIGSVIELDQLANDPLEILIGDKKIAYGEVVIVDGNFGVQITEIGSKKERLEQLR; encoded by the coding sequence ATGATCAATGATTTTTTAGGCATATTTGTCAATGAATGCGTAAGTACCATAGAAGGTTTAACTGGAAAAAGTGCTGAATTTAGTGAATATTATGAGTATGATGTAAATTCTCAAGATTCTATGACTCCACCATTAGTTAGTGCTACTTTTAGCATTAATAGTGAAATGAAAATGAAAGTTCTAGCTAGTGCGGTTTTAATGAGTGCAATTGGTGAGTGGATGATGGGAGAAGAAGAAATCTCCAAAAATAGTGAGCTAAATGAAGATGAAATGGATGCAGCTAAAGAAGCTATACAAAATATTATCTCAGCATTTTCCACAACCTTAGGTGCTCAAAAAGAAATTCCAAAAATGGAATTTAGTTTAGAAAATTGTGAATTTGTTGCAGATAGCTTAGAACTTGGTGGTTTTCACAAATTATACTTATATAATGTAAAAATAGCTGACTTAGAAGAAAAAGTTTCTTTGGTTTTTGATGAAAAAATTTATAAAGTTCTAACTAAAACTGATTTAGAAGAAATTGTTGCAATAGATGAAGAACATGTACAAGATCACAAAGCTTTAGCAAATGTTGAAGAATTAAGAAATATTGGTTTAATTATGGATGTACGCTTGCCTATAAGGGTGCGTATAGGTAGTAAAAAAATGCTTTTAAAAGATGTTTTAACTATGGATATAGGTTCAGTAATCGAGCTTGATCAATTAGCTAATGATCCTTTAGAAATTTTAATAGGTGATAAAAAAATTGCTTATGGGGAAGTGGTGATTGTAGATGGAAACTTTGGAGTACAAATTACTGAAATTGGATCTAAAAAAGAAAGATTAGAACAATTAAGATGA
- the aroQ gene encoding type II 3-dehydroquinate dehydratase: MKVMVIQGPNINMLGMRETHIYGNMKMDDIHEQMKLAAKQANAEIEFFQSNFEGELVDKIQECLGSVDGVIINAAAYAHTSIAIRDAIAAINLPVIEVHISNTYRREEFRQKSMIAPVCAGSIVGFGPFGYHMALMGLFQIFDQINAYKAAQAKAQQANQ; the protein is encoded by the coding sequence ATGAAAGTTATGGTTATACAAGGTCCAAACATTAATATGCTAGGCATGAGAGAAACTCACATTTATGGCAATATGAAAATGGATGATATTCATGAGCAAATGAAATTAGCTGCAAAACAAGCAAATGCAGAAATTGAGTTTTTTCAGAGTAATTTTGAAGGTGAATTGGTTGATAAAATTCAAGAATGCTTAGGTAGTGTAGATGGAGTGATCATAAATGCGGCTGCTTATGCACATACTTCTATCGCAATTCGTGATGCGATTGCAGCGATTAATCTACCTGTAATTGAAGTGCATATTAGCAATACTTACAGAAGAGAAGAATTTAGACAAAAAAGTATGATAGCTCCAGTTTGTGCAGGTAGTATAGTAGGTTTTGGTCCTTTTGGTTATCATATGGCTTTAATGGGACTTTTCCAAATTTTTGATCAAATCAATGCATATAAAGCAGCTCAAGCAAAAGCACAACAAGCAAATCAATGA
- the fliM gene encoding flagellar motor switch protein FliM gives MAEILSQEEIDALLEVVDDDSDESTATSKLEEIEDKRDIVVYDFKRPNRVSKEQLRSIKGIHDKLARNLASQISSMMRSIVEIKLHSVDQMTYGEFLMSLPSPTSFNVFSIKPLDGNCVLEINPSIAFPMIDRLLGGQGESFDTLRELTEIELNLLDSILRIIMQRLKESWMNVTEIYPSVEAKESSPNVVQIVSQNEIVIMVVMEIIIGNSSGMVNICYPVVHLESILSRLANRDIMMGETSAKKSRNKELKTLIGRAEVIYEAMLGKTFINVNEFLDLKQGDILKLDRSADDKAIVAIDKKEVFLAQVGLHRFRKSIKILELIKTDKDEIKEMLERYEDERRAKANSYDDNEELEEEDDDQ, from the coding sequence ATGGCTGAGATACTTTCCCAAGAAGAAATTGATGCTCTTTTAGAAGTTGTTGATGATGATAGTGATGAGAGTACAGCTACATCAAAATTAGAAGAAATAGAAGATAAAAGAGATATAGTTGTATATGACTTTAAGCGTCCAAATAGAGTTTCTAAAGAGCAACTTCGCTCTATTAAAGGGATTCATGATAAACTTGCAAGAAATCTTGCTTCACAAATCTCATCAATGATGAGAAGTATAGTTGAGATTAAACTGCATTCGGTTGATCAAATGACTTATGGTGAGTTTTTGATGTCTTTGCCTTCACCAACAAGCTTTAATGTTTTTTCGATTAAGCCTTTAGATGGAAATTGTGTTTTAGAGATAAATCCAAGTATTGCTTTTCCTATGATAGATAGACTTTTGGGTGGTCAAGGAGAGAGTTTTGATACTTTAAGAGAGCTTACAGAAATTGAGCTTAACTTGCTTGATTCTATTTTGCGTATTATTATGCAAAGATTAAAAGAAAGCTGGATGAATGTTACTGAAATTTATCCAAGTGTGGAAGCAAAAGAATCAAGTCCAAATGTTGTGCAAATTGTTTCACAAAATGAAATTGTCATTATGGTGGTAATGGAAATTATCATTGGAAATTCAAGTGGTATGGTGAATATTTGTTATCCTGTTGTGCATTTGGAAAGTATTTTGAGTCGTTTGGCAAATCGTGATATTATGATGGGTGAAACTTCAGCTAAAAAGTCAAGAAATAAAGAACTTAAAACCTTGATCGGTCGTGCTGAAGTTATATATGAAGCTATGCTTGGTAAAACTTTTATCAATGTGAATGAATTTTTGGATTTAAAGCAAGGAGATATTTTAAAACTTGATAGAAGTGCAGATGATAAAGCAATAGTGGCTATTGATAAAAAGGAAGTATTTTTAGCTCAAGTTGGGCTTCATAGATTTAGAAAATCAATTAAAATCTTAGAGCTTATTAAAACAGATAAAGATGAAATCAAAGAAATGCTTGAAAGATATGAAGATGAAAGACGAGCAAAAGCAAATTCTTATGATGATAATGAAGAACTAGAAGAGGAAGACGATGATCAATGA
- a CDS encoding RNA polymerase sigma factor FliA, with translation MQPHNAYASTLKKEQDELVISYMPALKAMAFRLKERLPASIDVNDLISIGVEEMIKLSRRYDKEQNDNFWGFARKRVNGAMLDYLRSLDVMSRSNRKIIKDIDAIIDEFYQENEKEPDDEYLAQRLNLEVEKVKEARAAHAISLVMPLDEQLNCFNDSNIIEQIEKEELIEKINAVLEEFKEREKLVIQLYYYEELNLKEIAEILEISESRISQIHKRLLKKIRERLV, from the coding sequence ATGCAGCCGCATAATGCCTATGCTTCTACGCTAAAAAAAGAACAAGATGAATTAGTCATCTCCTATATGCCAGCATTAAAGGCTATGGCTTTTAGACTTAAAGAGCGCTTACCTGCTAGTATTGATGTAAATGATTTAATTAGTATAGGCGTAGAAGAGATGATAAAACTTTCACGCCGTTATGATAAAGAACAAAATGATAATTTTTGGGGTTTTGCGAGAAAAAGAGTTAATGGGGCTATGCTTGATTATCTAAGAAGTTTAGATGTAATGAGTAGAAGCAATAGAAAAATTATCAAAGATATTGATGCTATCATAGATGAGTTTTATCAAGAAAATGAAAAAGAACCTGATGATGAGTATTTAGCACAAAGACTTAATTTAGAAGTAGAAAAGGTAAAAGAAGCAAGAGCAGCTCATGCTATATCGCTTGTTATGCCTTTGGATGAACAGCTAAATTGCTTTAACGATAGCAATATCATAGAGCAAATAGAAAAAGAAGAATTAATAGAAAAAATCAATGCAGTTTTAGAAGAATTCAAAGAAAGAGAAAAGCTTGTAATACAGCTTTATTATTATGAAGAATTAAATTTAAAAGAAATCGCAGAGATTTTAGAGATTAGCGAGTCAAGAATTTCACAAATTCATAAGCGTTTGCTTAAGAAGATTCGAGAAAGGCTAGTTTAA
- the mqnF gene encoding aminofutalosine deaminase family hydrolase, with amino-acid sequence MFIIAPKIILTCDDEFNILEERAILFNDNILEIDTLENLQKYYPQAKLIQIPKDTLLLPAFINPHTHLEFSANNGNLVFGDFLKWLDSVFNNREILNEKAKEKLISQNIHKMLKSGTATIGEISSFGSDLKPCANSQARIVFFNEILGSNETFLKEKEKDFLQRYNASLKFKNSKFIPAISIHSPYSTHLKLAQFAIKLAKKNDHLLSTHFLESNHENNWLRFKKGGFKKSLAKFSKNPMPFYTPQNFLRLFKGQRTLFTHCVYFKEWDLLDKNLHSITHCVFSNRLLSKNTFKLKSALKSGINIHLGTDGSSSNISLSMLDEMRANLLIHDGFELENFAKTLLLMATNKAAKAINLNLGQIQKGKIADFSLFALPNSANLNQLPLQFILQSKEVLKLFIEGKEITI; translated from the coding sequence ATGTTTATAATAGCACCCAAAATTATATTAACTTGCGATGATGAATTTAATATTTTAGAAGAAAGGGCTATTCTTTTTAATGATAATATTTTAGAAATAGACACTTTAGAAAATTTACAAAAATACTATCCACAAGCTAAACTTATACAAATTCCAAAAGACACTTTACTTTTACCTGCTTTTATCAATCCACACACACATTTAGAATTTAGTGCAAATAATGGAAATTTAGTTTTTGGGGACTTTTTAAAATGGCTTGATAGTGTTTTTAATAACCGCGAAATACTCAATGAAAAAGCTAAAGAAAAACTTATCTCTCAAAATATTCATAAAATGTTAAAAAGTGGTACTGCTACCATAGGTGAAATTTCTAGCTTTGGGAGTGATTTAAAACCTTGTGCTAATTCACAAGCTAGAATAGTATTTTTTAATGAAATTTTAGGATCTAATGAAACCTTTTTAAAAGAGAAGGAAAAAGATTTTTTACAAAGATACAATGCTAGTTTAAAATTTAAAAATTCTAAATTTATTCCAGCAATTTCAATTCATTCACCTTATTCAACTCATCTAAAACTTGCTCAATTTGCTATCAAGCTAGCTAAAAAAAATGATCATTTACTAAGCACACATTTTCTTGAAAGTAATCATGAAAACAACTGGCTAAGGTTTAAAAAAGGTGGTTTTAAAAAAAGCTTGGCAAAATTTAGTAAAAATCCTATGCCATTTTACACACCACAAAACTTTTTGAGGCTTTTTAAAGGGCAAAGAACATTATTTACTCATTGTGTTTATTTTAAAGAGTGGGATTTACTAGATAAAAATTTACATTCTATTACTCATTGTGTATTTTCTAATAGACTTTTAAGTAAAAACACCTTTAAGTTAAAATCTGCATTGAAAAGTGGCATTAATATCCACCTAGGAACTGATGGTTCAAGCTCAAATATATCTTTAAGTATGCTTGATGAAATGAGAGCAAATTTACTTATACATGATGGTTTTGAATTAGAAAATTTTGCCAAAACACTGCTTTTAATGGCAACTAACAAGGCCGCAAAAGCCATAAATTTAAACTTAGGTCAAATCCAAAAAGGAAAAATAGCAGATTTTAGTCTTTTTGCTTTACCAAATAGTGCAAATTTAAATCAACTTCCTTTGCAATTTATTTTACAAAGTAAAGAAGTTTTAAAACTCTTTATAGAAGGAAAAGAAATAACGATATAG